Proteins found in one Coffea eugenioides isolate CCC68of chromosome 5, Ceug_1.0, whole genome shotgun sequence genomic segment:
- the LOC113771368 gene encoding 40S ribosomal protein S4-like: MSQWPANQTRSFRDEEAKFKLCKVRSVQFGQKGKPYLNTYDGHTIRYPDPLIKANDTIKLDLENNKIIEFIKFDVGNVVMVTGGRNRGWVGVIKNREKHKGSFETIHVQDATGHEFATRLGNVFIIGKGAKPWVSPPKGKGIKLSVIEEQRKRIAAQAATTA, encoded by the exons ATGTCACAAT GGCCAGCTAATCAAACCAGAAGTTTCAGGGATGAGGAGGCAAAGTTTAAGTTGTGTAAGGTTCGATCAGTACAGTTTGGACAGAAGGGCAAGCCATACCTGAATACCTATGATGGTCATACCATTCGTTACCCAGACCCACTCATCAAGGCCAATGACACCATCAAACTTGACCTGGAGAACAACAAGATTATTGAATTCATCAAGTTTGATGTTGGGAATGTTGTCATGGTGACTGGGGGAAGGAACAGAGGTTGGGTTGGAGTAATCAAGAATAGAGAGAAACATAAGGGAAGCTTTGAGACCATCCATGTCCAAGATGCCACAGGTCACGAGTTTGCTACTCGTCTTGGTAATGTCTTCATCATTGGAAAAGGTGCAAAGCCCTGGGTGTCTCCCCCAAAGGGCAAAGGTATCAAGTTGTCAGTTATAgaggaacaaaggaaaaggaTTGCTGCCCAGGCGGCTACTACTGCCTAA